The genome window GGGAATTAGTCGGCAGCGGCGGGCCGTATCCCTCAGAAATGGAAAGCTGTGTTGGGGATGGCGGGGGAACATACGGCGTAGGAGGCTTTCTGCGTGGGTCGGCTCTGTGTGGTGATCGGTCAGATAGTGAATATACAGATATATGTTTCAGTTCTCCAAGTCGCTGATTTTTCTCGCATGTATCTTTGTGTGAGAGAGACCTTTTGAAGAGTTCTCTGGAACGTTTTTGGTAGCTAATGTCTTTAGAATAAAACGTGCGTTAGTCCCAATACGCTCCTTTCATCTATCAAAATAAGCACAATACGGAGAGCTGTGTTTAAAGCAAAAGTGGaaggagggtgggaagggggaggaggctttgttttctttttttttttttgggtgatgATTTTTGTTACGCTTTCAGACACAACACTTGCAGCATGGAATAACTTAAACTGTTGCTTAAGATTTGTGGGGAGTTCTTTTGTCTCAAGAAAATATATAAACTTTATCAGATGGCCAGATTTCTCCACTAAcaacttaataaaaatattatatgaaTAAGACAGGTCAGGAAAATACAGGCATACTCCTCCATGTGACCAAGTGTATTTATCTTGCACAggttgctttgtttggtttttgtgatGCCACTCTATAACTAGCTGCAAAATATTCAAACCTGGCGTCAGttttaaagtttcctttttttcctctcaccgaaacaggaggaagaaatggagatGATGACTGAGAAACAGAGAGATACTAGGTATTTCTGGAACCATACTCCTGAAAAAAGCGATTATGAggctgtagaagcccttatttcTATGAGTTGCAATTGGAAATCAGACTtcaaaaaacatgcagaaatgaGACCTATAACTCCAGCATCTGATATGTCAGAAGAGAGTGACGAGACTTTGCTTCCTGGAGCAGCGGACTTTAATGCGATACCAGCATTTGTAAGTTTTTGAATTTGTACGTGCGTGTGCCTGTTTTTAACAATCGGTGTGGTGGTGTGTTGGTAACGTGCCCCTCCCTTACTGTGTTTCTCTCCCCACACAGTGCCTGACCCCCCCCTACAGCCCTTCTGACCCTGAGATGTCGCAGGTGGTCCATCCCGGGACACAAGCACCTGCTGCAGCGCCTGGCAAGTGGCTGGCTGAGGCTGCCAAGCCTCTGGCCACCCCTCGGAGAGAGGTGGAGAGGCCTCCAGCAGCCGGCCCTCTGAAAGCTCAGGCAACCAGTGTTATCCGCCACACGGCTGATGCCCAGCTTTGTAATCGCAAAACCTGCCCGGTGAGAACAGCCAGCGTGCTGAAATACCAGGACAGTGTTTCGAGGGAAACAACCAGTAAACAAAACGCCGAAGCAGAGTATGTGGCGTGTTCTGCCGTGGCACCGAGAAGAGCCAGTGATGAGAGTGGTGAACTGCCGGTGGCAGAAGGAAAAGTTGCAGAACCAGCTGGCAGCCTGGTGCCCTTGACAAAGCCCTTGGTCGGCAGGCATCAGCCTGTCCCTGGGTCAGTGGGGGTGGCACCGTCGTGCCCTACCCAAGGCAGTGGAGCCCCCCCTGTGCCAGTGATTTGCCAGATGGTCCCACTGCCCACAAACAGCAACGTTGTGACAGCCGTAGTGCCCAACACCACGCCAAGCCAGCAGCCGGCTCTCTGTCAGCCCATGGTCTTCATGGGCACCCAGGTTCCCAAAGGCGCTGTGATGTTCGTTGTGCCCCAGCCGGTTGTGCAGAGCACGAAGGCTCCCATTATTAGTCCAAATGGCACGAGACTCTCTCCCATTGCCCCTGCTCCCGGCTTCGTACCTTCTGCGTCAAAAACCACTCCTCCGGTTGATTCCTCAAGAATAAGAAGTCACATCTGCAGCTACCCAGGATGTGGGAAAACGTATTTCAAGAGCTCCCATTTAAAGGCTCATGTCAGAACACACACAGGTTGGTCACTGTTGCTGGATGTTAGCAATCAATGTAGAAAGTTGCGGCTGTGTATACAACGTGTTAAGGTTTTAGCTATTACCAGATTTGTTCATGGAACAAATTGTGGGGCAGcagtgaaatactttttttgctaGTGTGTGTTACAGTGTTGCCTGATCTCTGACAGGAAATCTCCCGGAGGGGAAGTTGACTCAGCAGTTTGTTTGTGCTGGACTTGCTTCATGTCAGAAGGCGTTCAGTAACGCTTCTTACGAGTGGGGAGGCAGGGCCTCGCCCAATGTGCAGTATGCTTGGGCTTCTCCATGGGAATGCCTTTTATGAAAGAACATAGCTATCCACTCCAAACTATTCCTGCCTTGGTTATTTTAGAGTAACTTCTCCAGAGCTCTGTTGCATAAAGCCTTATTGCAGGTTGCCTTTCAGGGCTAGTTTTGGGCATGCTAAATTGTCCTAATCTGCCGTTCATGTGGAGCAGAGAGTTAAATTCAGCTGTCTTGAGATGTAAAAAGTGTCTCAAACTATTTGGTTCCAGAGAGTTGTTAACCCTGTGTACTACTTAGCCATTGTGATAGTGAGTCTGCATGTTTAAATATTGatacataaacattttttcacattttgtgtttataaaaataattaatatttatgtaGTTTTTGGCTTGACTGTCATAATagaaacttctttaaaaagaagtcaaaatCCTGCCAGTCAAGGCAGTAGTGTTTGTTGCTCGATCAGTACTCacgggggtttttttgtccttttttttttttttcccttttaggagAAAAGCCATTTAGTTGTAGTTGGAAAGGCTGTGAGAGGAGGTTTGCACGGTCTGATGAACTGTCTCGCCATCGCAGAACGCACACTGGGGAGAAGAAGTTTGCCTGCCCGATGTGCGAGCGGCGGTTCATGAGGAGTGACCACTTAACGAAGCACGCGCGCCGCCACTTATCGGCTAAGAAGTTACCAAACTGGCAAATGGAAGTGAGCAAGTTAAACGATATTACCGTGCCACCAACGTCTACAACCACGCAGTGAGAGGACTTAACTCTGAAGATGGTGGAATTAACTGTTGCTGCTGGGATATGCCAGctaaaaaaaggcttttgctcCTGGCCTGTGGTTCTCCCGCTGGCGGTGCAGCAGAGGGGCGAAGGCAGCCTGTGCTCCGTCACAATAAATGTTGCTGGGAGAACCAGTGGCTGACTGGAATAGCGGGTGTCTTTTGCACTggtaaggagagagaaagggaaggttCTAGAGCAGAGCAGCATGCATTGTGGAAGTTTTGAATTTTGCAAATTACTCATATATACTCCAGATCAGTCACGCATAAGTGTTGCTGAAGGTTTGCTGCTGATGCTGGAGACCAACTCCGATTGTAACTTCAGTTGTCAGCCTTCAGTACAGCACAGACTAGGAAGATGGCAATGTATGGGCGCAGGCTTGGAAACCCAGAAGGCACCTGCATAAGATAATCTAAGTCGGTTTTCCTACTTCTGCCACCTTTTGTTGGTAGGaatcttttcttcccatccattCTCCAGCCCTGTCATAGGCAATGGTTTGGTGCCAGACTCCTGGAGATTCTAGAGCCGTTCCCCTGCACGGGGTGTTGAACACAGCCGGCCTTATGAGCT of Rissa tridactyla isolate bRisTri1 chromosome 2, bRisTri1.patW.cur.20221130, whole genome shotgun sequence contains these proteins:
- the KLF10 gene encoding Krueppel-like factor 10 isoform X2 is translated as MRERVAVPAGKGGLRRRLEREEEMEMMTEKQRDTRYFWNHTPEKSDYEAVEALISMSCNWKSDFKKHAEMRPITPASDMSEESDETLLPGAADFNAIPAFCLTPPYSPSDPEMSQVVHPGTQAPAAAPGKWLAEAAKPLATPRREVERPPAAGPLKAQATSVIRHTADAQLCNRKTCPVRTASVLKYQDSVSRETTSKQNAEAEYVACSAVAPRRASDESGELPVAEGKVAEPAGSLVPLTKPLVGRHQPVPGSVGVAPSCPTQGSGAPPVPVICQMVPLPTNSNVVTAVVPNTTPSQQPALCQPMVFMGTQVPKGAVMFVVPQPVVQSTKAPIISPNGTRLSPIAPAPGFVPSASKTTPPVDSSRIRSHICSYPGCGKTYFKSSHLKAHVRTHTGEKPFSCSWKGCERRFARSDELSRHRRTHTGEKKFACPMCERRFMRSDHLTKHARRHLSAKKLPNWQMEVSKLNDITVPPTSTTTQ
- the KLF10 gene encoding Krueppel-like factor 10 isoform X1; this translates as MGSGEQKEGNRGGGRRAAAAPAPVSIGSPATEEEMEMMTEKQRDTRYFWNHTPEKSDYEAVEALISMSCNWKSDFKKHAEMRPITPASDMSEESDETLLPGAADFNAIPAFCLTPPYSPSDPEMSQVVHPGTQAPAAAPGKWLAEAAKPLATPRREVERPPAAGPLKAQATSVIRHTADAQLCNRKTCPVRTASVLKYQDSVSRETTSKQNAEAEYVACSAVAPRRASDESGELPVAEGKVAEPAGSLVPLTKPLVGRHQPVPGSVGVAPSCPTQGSGAPPVPVICQMVPLPTNSNVVTAVVPNTTPSQQPALCQPMVFMGTQVPKGAVMFVVPQPVVQSTKAPIISPNGTRLSPIAPAPGFVPSASKTTPPVDSSRIRSHICSYPGCGKTYFKSSHLKAHVRTHTGEKPFSCSWKGCERRFARSDELSRHRRTHTGEKKFACPMCERRFMRSDHLTKHARRHLSAKKLPNWQMEVSKLNDITVPPTSTTTQ
- the KLF10 gene encoding Krueppel-like factor 10 isoform X3; translation: MEMMTEKQRDTRYFWNHTPEKSDYEAVEALISMSCNWKSDFKKHAEMRPITPASDMSEESDETLLPGAADFNAIPAFCLTPPYSPSDPEMSQVVHPGTQAPAAAPGKWLAEAAKPLATPRREVERPPAAGPLKAQATSVIRHTADAQLCNRKTCPVRTASVLKYQDSVSRETTSKQNAEAEYVACSAVAPRRASDESGELPVAEGKVAEPAGSLVPLTKPLVGRHQPVPGSVGVAPSCPTQGSGAPPVPVICQMVPLPTNSNVVTAVVPNTTPSQQPALCQPMVFMGTQVPKGAVMFVVPQPVVQSTKAPIISPNGTRLSPIAPAPGFVPSASKTTPPVDSSRIRSHICSYPGCGKTYFKSSHLKAHVRTHTGEKPFSCSWKGCERRFARSDELSRHRRTHTGEKKFACPMCERRFMRSDHLTKHARRHLSAKKLPNWQMEVSKLNDITVPPTSTTTQ